One Cyprinus carpio isolate SPL01 chromosome A16, ASM1834038v1, whole genome shotgun sequence genomic region harbors:
- the LOC109057439 gene encoding melanocortin-2 receptor accessory protein 2A-like — MPRFQHLNTTSMPNHNYEWSYEYYDDEEPVSFEGLKAHRYSIVIGFWVGLAVFVIFMFFVLTLLTKTGAPHPEAAEPYEKRMRLTSCAEGLGRQCEADARTGLSRPLLEESRSLFHCYINEEEREGGRATAGAAHGCTGSDDSRDQVETVGLVMQSMVMETRAEREAALLAHFNIPNFVNSELSSALGDEDLLLGDPPIIMEEARPRCTHHIID; from the exons ATGCCGAGGTTCCAGCATTTAAACACCACTAGTATGCCAAATCACAATTATGAATGGAGCTACGAATACTACGACGACGAAGAGCCCGTGTCTTTTGAGGGACTCAAAGCACATCGAT ATTCCATCGTGATTGGCTTTTGGGTGGGTCTagcagtttttgtcatttttatgttttttgttctgaCTCTTCTGACCAAAACAGGAGCTCCACACCCAGA GGCCGCGGAGCCTTACGAGAAACGAATGCGTCTCACAAGCTGCGCCGAGGGTCTGGGTCGTCAATGTGAGGCAGATGCCCGAACAGGTCTCTCTCGCCCATTGCTGGAAGAGTCCCGATCTCTTTTTCATTGTTACATTAATGAAGAAGAGCGAGAAGGAGGCAGGGCCACTGCTGGTGCTGCCCACGGATGTACGGGCAGCGACGACTCCAGAGACCAGGTGGAAACGGTCGGCCTAGTCATGCAAAGCATGGTCATGGAGACCAGAGCAGAACGAGAGGCGGCGCTGCTAGCGCATTTTAACATCCCCAACTTTGTGAACTCAGAACTGAGCTCTGCATTGGGGGATGAAGATTTACTACTGGGCGATCCACCGATCATAATGGAGGAGGCCCGTCCGCGCTGTACCCATCATATCATTGACTAA